GAAAATCATCGATTCTTCCGGGGAAGTTGAAAAACTTGCCTGTTCAGTAGATCATTCCGACGGAGTTTATTTTGTTCCTGCTTTTGCAGGCCTTGGAGCTCCGCATTGGAATCAGCATGCCAAGGGTACCATATTTGGTTTAACCAGGGGCAGTACCTATGCGCATATTGCAAGGGCGGCCATAGAATCAATCGCTTACCAAACTATGGATGTACTAAAAGCGATGCAGGCTGATGCCGGTATCTCCATTAAAGAACTTAGGGTAGATGGAGGGGCAACGGTCAATAACTTACTGATGCAATTCCAGGCTGATGTCCTAAACACGGTAGCGGTTCGCCCCAAGGTAATTGAGACAACGGTAATGGGGGCTGCATTCCTCGCCGGACTTGCAGTAGGGTTTTGGTCAGATATCAAGGAGATTGAGACGATCTGGGAAAGTGATCGACGCTTCGACCCCGTACAGGACAGATCGACTGTTGAAGCAGGAATAAAAGGATGGTACAAAGCCATCGACGCTCTTGAATATTGGACGAGAGAAAACTAAAGTACTTAATATGACTCCATTTGTTGCAGAATTGATCGGAACCGCTTTGCTCATTACACTAGGTTGTGGAGTGGTCGCTAATGTCGTACTTGAAAAAACCAAAGGAAATGGAGGCGGCTGGATTGTCATTACAACCGCCTGGGCCTTTGCTGTATTTGTAGGTGTTGTGGTCGCCGGCCCGTATAGTGGTGCCCATATAAACCCTGCCGTAACCATCGGGCTGGCTCTGGCCGGACTTTTTGATTGGGCAAGTGTTCCGATGTATATTCTCGCACAGCTATTGGGCGCTATGATAGGTGCTGCCGTAGTATGGATTATGTATATAGATCATTTTAATGCTACAAAGGACAAAGTCCTGAAACTAGCGGTATTCTCCACAATACCGAATATTCGAAATTTCGGTTCCAATCTCGTCAGCGAGATCGTGGGTACCTTCGTTCTGGTCTTTACCGTATTATTCTTTACAGATGCATCTATGTTGGCAACCGAAGAAGTGATTGGTCTGGGCTCTTTAGGGGCACTACCGGTCGCATTATTGGTTTGGGTTATCGGTCTTAGTTTGGGCGGTACTACCGGGTATGCCATAAATCCTGCCCGTGATCTGGGGCCAAGGCTGGTTCACGCTCTCTTTCCCATAAAAGAAAAAGGTGGTAGTGACTGGGCGTATTCCTGGGTACCCATCGTAGGTCCCGTTCTTGGAGCATCCGTGGCTGCAGGATTGTTTCTGCTCCTTTCTGTTTAGTCAGATATTGTTTTCCGATATGGCCATGGCAGCAAGATAGGCACCTGACCATGCACTTTGAAAATTGTAACCCCCGGTGAGCGCATCAATATTTAAAACTTCCCCTGCAAAGTAAAGGCCTTCGTGAACCTTACTTCCAAAAGTCTTAAAATCTATCTCTTTCAGGTCAACACCCCCTGCGGTGACGAACTCTTCTTTAAAAGTGCTCTTTCCATCAACCAGGAATTCTGATGAAGTGAGTTGTGCTGAGAGTTCCTGTAACTGTTTTTTTGACAGGTCGGCCCATTTCTGATCCGGTGTTATTCCGGAGGCAATGACCAGTTTTCCCCAAAGTCGGCGTGGAATTTCAACCGGGCAGGTTCTGTAGGCCGTTTTCTTCGCATCTATGTTCTTAACCTCCATCAGAAAAGAAAACATGCCTTGCTGATGGTATTCCGGCATCCAGTTTACCCTTATTCTGAACCGGTAATGATACTCATTTAAAATACGGGCTCCCCGGGAAGATAGTTTTAAAATTGCTGGTCCGCTCATCCCCCAATGTGTTATCAACAAAGGCCCCTCAGTTACCAAATGTTCCGACTTCCTGGAGCGGGTTTTAATTGTTCCTGATATTTCTTTACCAATCAGATCTCTTGAGAGTAATTCCACGCGGGCATTAAGGCTAACTCCGGGGATGCCTTCAATGCGGGGGTCTTTAATATTAAAAGTAAAAAGGGAAGGTACCGGGTCAATGATATTGTGACCCATACGTTTGAGGATGTTCCACATCTTAGTGCCACTTCCTGAGGCGATCAGAAGGTTTTTTGTACGGTATGATTGAAGCTTGGTCTTTACTTCCCAATATCCATTGTCTGTTGAATTACCATCCGGTGGATTGATGTCAATAACGCCTGAATTTCTCTTCAGTTCTATATCTGATGAAGCAACAGCCTCCATAAAACAATCGATAATGGTCTGTGAAGAATTGCTCACAGGGAACATTCTGCCATCATCTTCCACTTTTAATTCTATTCCCCGATCATAAAAAAATTGACGGTATGCTGAGGGTGGTACGAATTAAAGGGACCCCTCAATTCTTTTTCTCCTCTGGGATAGGCCTGAACC
This DNA window, taken from Muriicola soli, encodes the following:
- a CDS encoding MIP/aquaporin family protein, with translation MTPFVAELIGTALLITLGCGVVANVVLEKTKGNGGGWIVITTAWAFAVFVGVVVAGPYSGAHINPAVTIGLALAGLFDWASVPMYILAQLLGAMIGAAVVWIMYIDHFNATKDKVLKLAVFSTIPNIRNFGSNLVSEIVGTFVLVFTVLFFTDASMLATEEVIGLGSLGALPVALLVWVIGLSLGGTTGYAINPARDLGPRLVHALFPIKEKGGSDWAYSWVPIVGPVLGASVAAGLFLLLSV
- a CDS encoding aminoacetone oxidase family FAD-binding enzyme, producing the protein MFPVSNSSQTIIDCFMEAVASSDIELKRNSGVIDINPPDGNSTDNGYWEVKTKLQSYRTKNLLIASGSGTKMWNILKRMGHNIIDPVPSLFTFNIKDPRIEGIPGVSLNARVELLSRDLIGKEISGTIKTRSRKSEHLVTEGPLLITHWGMSGPAILKLSSRGARILNEYHYRFRIRVNWMPEYHQQGMFSFLMEVKNIDAKKTAYRTCPVEIPRRLWGKLVIASGITPDQKWADLSKKQLQELSAQLTSSEFLVDGKSTFKEEFVTAGGVDLKEIDFKTFGSKVHEGLYFAGEVLNIDALTGGYNFQSAWSGAYLAAMAISENNI